A window from Patescibacteria group bacterium encodes these proteins:
- a CDS encoding MBL fold metallo-hydrolase, whose protein sequence is MILKILYNNRAKEGFKEGWGFSCLIESIKENKKILFDTGADFETLSFNAQKLGVNFKNIDKVVISHDHDDHTGGLAGVLKENNKVKVIWPKNENSFRIISGIFSTGSLKAAIDLKEQSLFLATKKGLVIIVGCSHPGVDKILQRVKEVRSLKNNKKIYAIIGGFHGFNKLDELEGIEVIGACHCTSHKQEIKKKFPDQFKKIRAGDIIKL, encoded by the coding sequence ATGATCCTAAAAATATTATACAATAATAGGGCTAAAGAAGGTTTTAAAGAAGGTTGGGGATTTTCTTGCTTGATTGAATCTATTAAGGAAAATAAGAAAATCTTGTTTGACACTGGGGCTGACTTTGAAACTCTTAGTTTTAACGCTCAAAAACTAGGGGTAAATTTTAAAAATATTGACAAGGTAGTTATTTCCCATGACCATGATGACCACACCGGCGGCTTGGCAGGAGTTTTAAAGGAAAATAATAAGGTAAAAGTTATCTGGCCGAAAAATGAAAATAGTTTTAGAATTATTAGCGGTATTTTTTCAACCGGCTCTTTGAAAGCAGCCATAGACTTAAAAGAGCAGTCTTTGTTTTTGGCAACAAAGAAAGGTTTAGTCATTATAGTCGGTTGTTCTCATCCCGGAGTGGATAAAATTCTTCAAAGAGTAAAAGAGGTTAGGTCTTTAAAAAATAATAAAAAGATTTACGCTATTATTGGTGGTTTTCACGGCTTTAATAAATTAGATGAATTAGAAGGAATTGAAGTTATTGGCGCTTGCCATTGTACGTCACATAAACAAGAAATTAAGAAGAAATTTCCTGATCAGTTTAAAAAAATAAGAGCCGGTGATATAATAAAATTATAA
- a CDS encoding ZIP family metal transporter — MPQLSTFTWIAIFAIGSAVVNALGIYAIYKNKRWAEKTKAYLMCFAAGVLISVPLMLAFPEAVNKNFYAGFAALAGFLFMFFSNKVIKDRTKQKTLAFGITAAEGIGIHSFVDGVIYTVTFSVSILVGFVSGLGLVIHEFAEGVIIFSVLIKGGVAKKKAAFYALLISALTTPLGAFVAYPIVSRLNDSILGLTLGFMVGVLIYISAAHLLPEAREHEKVHSFWAFLVGVVLALFIVFTKMV; from the coding sequence ATGCCTCAATTAAGTACCTTTACCTGGATAGCTATATTTGCCATTGGCTCAGCCGTGGTCAATGCTTTAGGTATTTACGCTATCTATAAAAATAAAAGATGGGCTGAGAAAACTAAGGCTTATTTAATGTGTTTTGCCGCCGGAGTTTTGATTTCTGTGCCTTTAATGCTGGCCTTTCCCGAGGCTGTGAATAAGAATTTCTACGCTGGCTTTGCCGCTTTGGCTGGTTTTTTGTTTATGTTTTTTAGCAATAAAGTAATTAAGGACCGGACCAAGCAGAAAACTTTGGCTTTTGGCATCACAGCCGCTGAAGGCATTGGTATTCACTCTTTTGTTGACGGGGTTATTTATACGGTCACTTTTTCGGTCAGTATTTTAGTCGGTTTTGTCTCAGGCTTGGGCTTGGTTATTCATGAATTTGCTGAAGGGGTAATTATTTTTTCCGTGCTTATAAAAGGGGGAGTGGCTAAAAAAAAGGCTGCTTTTTATGCTTTGTTAATATCGGCGCTAACTACCCCCTTAGGGGCCTTTGTTGCTTATCCTATTGTTAGTCGGTTAAATGACTCAATTTTAGGCCTTACTTTAGGCTTTATGGTCGGGGTTTTAATTTATATATCGGCGGCTCATCTTTTGCCAGAAGCCAGAGAGCATGAGAAAGTACACTCTTTTTGGGCCTTTTTAGTTGGTGTGGTTTTGGCTTTGTTTATTGTTTTTACAAAAATGGTTTAA
- a CDS encoding UPF0182 family protein translates to MPILHKKRIGLGFTMLIIVFLFILLSQSLSLISDWLWFSSEGFFTVFSTIIKTKVWLGIASGLIFFSLLSLNFYIAYRLSRDSSYVSRINFFSKFDLSKLGLRILLGLSLIISTFVGLVVSASWLSVLKYFQGVSFNITDPIFSRDISFYFFSLPFIKIILGFLFWLVILSLIGAALQYISRGLLNISQKSFTVTKKAKAHLSFLIFLIFSLIAARIYYVSMTDLLYKSAELFTGGSYTDITARLPLLWVLFGLSLFCGLVVLLNIFFRWRRFTTTVIVLFLAVGILGGMIYPPLVQRLVVLPNEIAKEEPYIKRNIEATQKAFALDRVVERDLSGDSQLTYDDIKNNEMVIKNIRLWEREPLLDTLGQVQEIRTYYDFVSVDNDRYTIDGEYRQTMISPRELNSNSVPSDTFINQRLAYTHGYGAALTPVNEVTEEGLPQLFVKDIPPQSSVDSLKIKRPEVYFGELTNSYVFANTEAQEFDYPSGEENVYADYQGAGGVRVDSFWKKALFAANFRSLKILLSDDINQESRVLYHRNIKERVKKVAPFLMLDSDPYIVIDDEGRLKWIYDTYTHSDNYPYAQMMNVRQEGSSDFPTYNSFNYIRNAVKVVIDAYDGSMKFYIADAKDPLIKTYEKIFPRLFKSMDQMPEGLKAHLRYPEDIFKFQTELYSVYHMEEPQIFYNKEDKWEIPRLGQSSPDDPMMRHIITKLPEEEKEEFILMLPFTPKNKDNMSSWMVARSDGDHYGELVVYRFPKQKLVFGPSQIVNRINQDTEISQQISLWDQRGSEVIQGNLLVIPIEESILYVRPLYIRAAGGQIPELKQVIVAYEKKIVMNQNLSTALKEIFTGEAESEPAVSESTAETEETTTSNEELINQANQYYRAALEAQKQGDWTAYGQQIEKLGQVLSELE, encoded by the coding sequence ATGCCAATATTACACAAAAAAAGAATAGGATTAGGGTTCACTATGTTAATTATAGTTTTTCTATTTATCTTACTTAGTCAGAGCTTATCTTTAATCAGTGACTGGCTTTGGTTTTCCTCGGAAGGCTTTTTCACGGTTTTTTCTACTATTATTAAAACCAAAGTCTGGTTGGGGATTGCCAGCGGGCTGATTTTCTTTAGTCTTTTGAGTTTGAATTTTTATATTGCTTATCGTTTAAGCCGGGATTCTTCTTATGTATCAAGGATTAATTTTTTTAGTAAATTTGACTTGAGTAAACTCGGTTTGCGTATTTTACTGGGCCTCTCTTTAATTATCAGTACATTTGTCGGTCTGGTAGTTTCTGCTAGCTGGCTAAGTGTTTTAAAATATTTTCAAGGGGTTAGCTTTAATATAACCGATCCGATTTTTAGCCGTGATATTTCTTTTTATTTCTTTTCCTTGCCTTTTATTAAAATTATTTTAGGTTTTTTGTTTTGGCTGGTTATTCTTTCCTTGATTGGCGCCGCCCTGCAATACATCAGCCGGGGCCTTTTGAATATAAGCCAAAAAAGTTTTACCGTGACTAAAAAAGCCAAGGCTCATTTAAGTTTTTTAATATTTTTAATTTTTTCTTTGATAGCCGCTCGTATTTATTATGTTAGTATGACAGACCTTCTATATAAGTCGGCCGAGCTTTTTACGGGTGGTAGTTATACAGATATCACGGCCAGACTGCCCTTGCTTTGGGTTTTGTTCGGTTTGTCTTTATTTTGTGGACTAGTGGTTTTGTTAAATATATTTTTCCGCTGGCGCCGGTTTACCACTACAGTTATAGTTTTATTTTTAGCGGTTGGTATTTTAGGGGGGATGATTTATCCGCCTTTGGTCCAGCGGCTGGTGGTTTTACCTAATGAAATAGCTAAGGAAGAGCCTTATATAAAAAGAAATATTGAGGCCACCCAAAAAGCTTTTGCTTTGGATCGGGTGGTGGAAAGAGATTTATCCGGCGACAGCCAACTGACTTATGATGATATTAAAAATAATGAAATGGTAATTAAAAATATTCGCCTTTGGGAAAGAGAGCCCTTGCTTGATACTCTGGGCCAGGTTCAGGAGATCAGAACTTATTATGACTTTGTTTCAGTGGATAATGATCGCTACACAATTGACGGTGAATATCGCCAGACTATGATTTCTCCGAGAGAGCTCAACTCAAACAGCGTCCCTTCAGATACATTTATTAATCAGCGCTTAGCCTATACTCATGGCTATGGGGCTGCTTTAACTCCAGTCAATGAAGTAACCGAAGAAGGATTGCCCCAGTTGTTTGTAAAAGATATTCCGCCGCAATCAAGCGTTGATTCTCTAAAAATAAAAAGGCCAGAAGTTTATTTTGGTGAGTTGACCAATAGCTATGTGTTTGCTAATACTGAAGCTCAGGAATTTGACTATCCCAGCGGCGAGGAAAATGTTTATGCTGATTATCAGGGTGCCGGCGGAGTGAGAGTGGATTCATTTTGGAAAAAAGCTCTTTTTGCCGCTAATTTTCGTTCGCTAAAAATTCTTTTATCAGATGATATTAATCAGGAAAGCCGAGTGCTTTACCATCGTAATATCAAAGAAAGAGTAAAAAAAGTAGCTCCTTTTTTAATGCTTGATTCAGACCCTTATATTGTAATTGATGATGAGGGCCGCTTAAAATGGATTTATGACACTTATACTCATTCAGATAATTATCCTTACGCTCAGATGATGAATGTTCGCCAAGAAGGAAGTAGTGATTTTCCGACTTATAATAGTTTTAATTATATTCGTAACGCGGTGAAAGTAGTCATTGACGCCTACGACGGCTCGATGAAGTTTTATATTGCTGACGCCAAGGATCCTTTAATAAAAACCTATGAAAAAATATTTCCGCGTTTATTTAAATCCATGGATCAAATGCCCGAAGGCTTAAAAGCCCATCTGCGCTATCCTGAAGATATTTTCAAGTTTCAAACCGAGCTTTATTCCGTTTATCATATGGAAGAGCCCCAAATATTTTATAATAAGGAAGATAAGTGGGAAATTCCGCGTCTGGGCCAAAGCAGTCCGGACGACCCGATGATGCGTCATATTATCACTAAATTACCGGAAGAAGAAAAAGAAGAATTTATCTTAATGTTGCCCTTTACTCCCAAAAACAAAGACAATATGTCTTCCTGGATGGTCGCTCGCTCAGACGGTGATCATTATGGTGAATTGGTAGTTTACCGTTTTCCCAAGCAAAAGTTAGTTTTTGGGCCTTCGCAAATTGTTAACCGTATCAATCAGGATACTGAGATTTCCCAGCAGATATCGCTTTGGGACCAGCGAGGATCCGAAGTGATTCAGGGTAACCTTTTAGTTATTCCCATTGAAGAGTCTATTCTTTATGTTCGTCCGCTTTATATTAGAGCGGCCGGCGGCCAGATTCCCGAGCTTAAGCAAGTGATTGTGGCTTATGAAAAAAAGATTGTCATGAACCAGAATTTATCCACGGCTCTAAAAGAAATTTTTACCGGGGAAGCAGAGAGTGAGCCGGCTGTTTCCGAAAGTACCGCGGAAACTGAAGAAACCACTACTTCAAATGAAGAATTAATTAACCAGGCTAATCAATACTACAGGGCCGCCTTGGAAGCCCAGAAACAGGGCGACTGGACAGCTTATGGCCAGCAGATTGAAAAGCTGGGCCAGGTTTTGTCCGAATTGGAATAA